From one Gossypium hirsutum isolate 1008001.06 chromosome D08, Gossypium_hirsutum_v2.1, whole genome shotgun sequence genomic stretch:
- the LOC107918601 gene encoding protein LURP-one-related 15 isoform X1, producing MENVQEYPPPAAASAYPPLATRVSVIEPEYCYPQPVDLAVVRKVLTISEGKFAVSDINANIMIKIKGKIFSIHDRRLLTDAAGNPICTLRHKGGKHGRKRSDVHSEAIISSMIQLKTKLHVFLATSPKENVCDFKVEGSWLERSCIIYSGESNTILAQMHKKHNVESVLLGKDKFMVMVYPNVVYAFVVALIAILDGINHDDDE from the exons ATGGAAAACGTACAGGAATATCCTCCGCCGGCAGCAGCAAGTGCTTACCCACCTTTGGCTACTCGCGTTTCCGTGATTGAGCCTGAATACTGCTATCCTCAACCAGTAGATCTGGCTGTCGTCAGAAAGGTTTTGACCATCAGTGAGGGCAAATTTGCTGTCAGTGACATCAATGCCAACATCATGATCAAAATCAAAGGCAAAATTTTCAGCATCCATGATCGTCGCCTCTTAACCGATGCTGCTGGAAATCCCATTTGCACTCTTCGACACAAG GGGGGAAAGCACGGAAGAAAAAGATCTGATGTTCACAGTGAAGCGATCATATCATCAATGATCCAACTCAAGACCAAATTGCATGTGTTCTTGGCAACCAGCCCAAAAGAGAATGTTTGTGATTTCAAAGTGGAAGGAAGCTGGCTGGAAAGATCCTGTATCATTTATTCCGGAGAGTCCAACACAATTTTGGCTCAG ATGCACAAGAAGCACAATGTTGAAAGCGTATTGCTTGGTAAGGACAAGTTTATGGTGATGGTCTATCCAAACGTGGTTTATGCCTTCGTGGTGGCTCTCATAGCCATCCTTGATGGGATTAACCACGACGATGATGAGTGA